The sequence ATATGAACTCCTGATCTCCAAGCACCAATTGTTGCTTCATCCTGTGCTTTGTGTGCATCATCTCTTAAATCAAGATATTTTGGATAAGCAACTGCTGCTAAAATAGCGAGTAATACAATTACAATAACAATTTCAACCAAGGTAAAACCTTTCTTTCCAAAAAGTTTTTTCATAATCACCTCCTAAATGGTTTTCAATTTTAT is a genomic window of Caldisericia bacterium containing:
- a CDS encoding type II secretion system GspH family protein, whose translation is MKKLFGKKGFTLVEIVIVIVLLAILAAVAYPKYLDLRDDAHKAQDEATIGAWRSGVH